GCCCTGACGTGGCGCCCTTGCAGGTGACTGGCCGCCGCCTCTGGAAGAATGTGTACGACGAGCTGGGGGGCAGCCCGGGCAGCACCAGCGCGGCCACATGCACGCGCCGCCACTACGAGAGGTGCGGGGCCCCGGGGCCGTCACCCGGCAACTCCGCTGGGcggtggggctgggggcgggtgACGGCCCCCGCGGCTGGGGGGTGTCTGTGTGCTGGTCGGGCAGGGGTGTTGGCAGTCTGGGCTGGGGGGGAAGCTGGGGTGGGCCTAGAGGGTGGGAGCCTCCTGCCAGCCCGGCCCCCTGGCAACATGCCTTGTTCTTCCCCAGGCTGGTCCTCCCATACGTGCGGCACCTGAAGGGGGAGGATGACAAGCCCCTGCCCCCCTCCAAGCCCAGGAAGCAGTACAAGATGGCCAAGGAGCCTCGGGGGGATGATGGGGCCACTGAGAGGCCAAAGAAGGTcaaggaggagaagcgggtggacCAGGTGAGCTCTGAGCCCCATGCCATGCCTCTCAAAGCGCCCCTTACCAGCTCACTGTGGCTGCCGAGCTCCCTGCCTGGAACCCCCAgaacacccccctcccccaagggCAGCACCGGGCGGGGGGCAAGGGTCATAGAGTGGTTCACTACTTGAGGGCCCTCAAGTTGGGGGTACACGTGGAGTCTGAGTCCTAGCCTGCACCCCATTTCACCAGTCCCCGAGTCCTGACACCAGCTGTGTCTGTTCAGGGGATGGGACGCCTTTTGACAGTTTTGCACGAAGGTGCTGGAAGGGCTGGCTCCCTCCTGTCCCCACGTCCCCAGGTCAGCATTGCATGGCTCACCACAGCCCTGAGGCTTGGCCTTTTCTCATTCTAGCTGATGCCAGCAAAGACCAAAACAGATGCCCCTGACCTGGCAAGGCTTCCTAGCCAGGAGACACCCAGAGACGGCATGGAGCAGCGAGGCCTGGCTGCGGGGCCCTCTCTGCCCTTTTTGGGTGCCAGTGGCTGCCCTGAGGCCTACAAACGGCTCCTGTCCAGCTTCTACTGCAGAGGGACACATGGTATCATGTCACCGCTGGCCAAAAAGAAGCTCCTGGCCCAGGTGAGCAAGGCGGAGGCCTTGCAGTGTCAGGAGGAGGGCTGTCGCCACGGGGCAGGTGGGGAGCCCCAGGCACCCCCAGCCGCCCCGCCCATGGAGAGTCCCCAGAGCCCAGGAGGGCCGGCCGAGGACTCCAGGCACCGGCTGACACCTCTGGAAGGAAGGCAGGCCCCTGGGGGCGGCCTCTGGGGGGAGACACAGGCAGGCCCTCGCCCGTCGGCCCCCGTCGTCACCGGCTGCTTCCACGCCTACCCCAGCGAGGTGCTGAAGCCTATCAGCCAGCGTCCCAGGGACCTTTTCCCCAGTCTTAAAGATAGGGTGTTGTTGGGGCCCCCTGCCAAGGAGGAGGGGCTGCCAGCCAAAGAGCCCCCACTGGTGTGGGGCGGGGATGCCGGCCGCCCTTCTGCATTCCACAAGGGCAGCTCCAGAAAGGGCAGCCTCTGCCCCAAACCCAAAGCCTGCTGGGTGTCCCCCATGACCAAGGTCCCTGCTGAGAGCCCCGTGCCCCTGCCCACCTTCCCGAGCAGCCCAGGCCTGGGCCACAAGCGCAGCCTGGCGGAAGACGGCTCGGTCCACGGCGGCAAAAAACTGCGGGCAGTGTCTCCCTTTCTGAAGGAGGCGAACGCCCAGGAGTGTGGGACCAAGCCCGGGGGCCCTGACCTGGCCGTCTCCTGCCTGCTGGGCCCCGCCCTCCCGGAGGCCTACAGGGGTACCATGCTGCGCTGTCCACTGAACTTTGCTGGCACCCTGGGCCCCTTAAAGGGCCAGGCCACCCTCCCCTTCAGCCCCCTGgtcatccctgccttcccggccaACCTGCTGGCCGCCACAGCACCCTCGCCCATGACCGCTGGCCTGATGCACCTCCCACCGGCATCCTTTGACGGTGCCCTGTGCCACAGACTCTGCCCGGCCTCGTCTCCATGGCACGTGCCACCTGCCACAGCCTACACAGCACCCCACTTCTCCTTCCACCTCAACACCAAGCTGTAGGTCTGAGCCTGCCATGCTGTGTGCAGTCAGGGTCTGACCTCAGCCTGGGGTGGATAGGCACTGCCCGGGGCTCTGAGCCCCTCCTCAGGAGAGCTTGCCTGTGCCTGACAGGGATGGGCCCGGGCTGGGAAGCCTGGCCCAAAAAGGCCCTGGGCAAACTGGGTTTCCCTCTCAAGATGGCAGCCTGAGCCCAGGGGCTGGGGCCCAGTGATGGCATGCCTCAGGAGAAGACATCGAGAGGCGGACAGCTCCCAGCCCGGGCCCCAGAGCAGGGATCGGGGTGGGTGATGGGCCCTGGGGCTGTCCATGCTGCCCATGGAAAGTCCAATAAAACACCAGTGAATACATGCAGCCCTGAGGTGTGCGTGGTGTGGACCTTTGCAGGAGCAGTGAGGCGGGGGTGATCTCGTGGGCAGCGCCACCCATAGGGTGACAGGGGAGCCAAGGAGAGGGACCTGCGCAGCATCCACTCCTGCCTGGGATGCTGTCACTGGGATAAAGAGCAGGGCCATGGCAAACCCAGCCTCCAGCTCATACCTCCGCACGCTGTGCCCTTTGGCTTGTGCCTTCAGCCCACTGGGCTGGTTGAGTCTGGGGACAACCAGCTGTTACCTTCCTCACGGTGCCGATCGgagtctgaggctcagagaggctgggaCTTGCTCTGGTTCCCCCGGAGTACATGGGGGAGCAGAGCTGTGCACTGGGGCGTGATCCAGCACCCTGACCTAAACCACATGGATGCCCTGCAGCTGTCAGCAGCGCTCCTG
This DNA window, taken from Bubalus kerabau isolate K-KA32 ecotype Philippines breed swamp buffalo chromosome 11, PCC_UOA_SB_1v2, whole genome shotgun sequence, encodes the following:
- the ARID5A gene encoding AT-rich interactive domain-containing protein 5A isoform X1, whose amino-acid sequence is MAPPVKGKRKQSEEGEPLDPPVSPQPDGEPRSRSPVHLEEPPEAGGEREEEQEEEQAFLVSLYKFMKERHTPIERVPHLGFKQINLWKIYKAVEKLGAYELVTGRRLWKNVYDELGGSPGSTSAATCTRRHYERLVLPYVRHLKGEDDKPLPPSKPRKQYKMAKEPRGDDGATERPKKVKEEKRVDQLMPAKTKTDAPDLARLPSQETPRDGMEQRGLAAGPSLPFLGASGCPEAYKRLLSSFYCRGTHGIMSPLAKKKLLAQVSKAEALQCQEEGCRHGAGGEPQAPPAAPPMESPQSPGGPAEDSRHRLTPLEGRQAPGGGLWGETQAGPRPSAPVVTGCFHAYPSEVLKPISQRPRDLFPSLKDRVLLGPPAKEEGLPAKEPPLVWGGDAGRPSAFHKGSSRKGSLCPKPKACWVSPMTKVPAESPVPLPTFPSSPGLGHKRSLAEDGSVHGGKKLRAVSPFLKEANAQECGTKPGGPDLAVSCLLGPALPEAYRGTMLRCPLNFAGTLGPLKGQATLPFSPLVIPAFPANLLAATAPSPMTAGLMHLPPASFDGALCHRLCPASSPWHVPPATAYTAPHFSFHLNTKL
- the ARID5A gene encoding AT-rich interactive domain-containing protein 5A isoform X2 gives rise to the protein MAKEPRGDDGATERPKKVKEEKRVDQLMPAKTKTDAPDLARLPSQETPRDGMEQRGLAAGPSLPFLGASGCPEAYKRLLSSFYCRGTHGIMSPLAKKKLLAQVSKAEALQCQEEGCRHGAGGEPQAPPAAPPMESPQSPGGPAEDSRHRLTPLEGRQAPGGGLWGETQAGPRPSAPVVTGCFHAYPSEVLKPISQRPRDLFPSLKDRVLLGPPAKEEGLPAKEPPLVWGGDAGRPSAFHKGSSRKGSLCPKPKACWVSPMTKVPAESPVPLPTFPSSPGLGHKRSLAEDGSVHGGKKLRAVSPFLKEANAQECGTKPGGPDLAVSCLLGPALPEAYRGTMLRCPLNFAGTLGPLKGQATLPFSPLVIPAFPANLLAATAPSPMTAGLMHLPPASFDGALCHRLCPASSPWHVPPATAYTAPHFSFHLNTKL